The sequence TTCGCAGACCGTGTTCGGCATCCTGGTGATCATGCTGTTCTTCTCGCTCTACATCCTGTTCACCAAGCTGTTCGAGCAGCAGAAGATCATTTCGCAGCATCGCCGCATGCGCTCGACCTTCTGGAACCAGAACAGCCTGCGCGAAGGCGCCGCCAAGCTCGAGAAGAACTCGGCTTACCGCCAGATCGTCGACGACGGTCTCGCCGCGCAGGAGCAGCACGCGAAGCTGACCGATCCGGTCGAAGCGCATGACTGGCTGCACAATTCGCTGCGCCGCTCGGAAGACCTGATCCTGTCGCAGCTCAAGAAGGGCCTGTCGTTCCTCGCGACCGTCGGTTCGACCGCGCCGTTCGTCGGTCTGTTCGGTACGGTTATCGGCATCATCCGCGCACTGGTCCGCATCGGTTCGTCGGGTCAGGCATCGATCGACGCCGTCGCCGGCCCGGTCGGTGAAGCGCTGATCATGACCGCCGTCGGCCTCGCGGTCGCCGTTCCGGCCGTGCTCGCCTTCAACTGGCTCCAGGCTCGCAACAAGAAGATCGCTGAAGACATGAGCGCCTTCTCGAACGACATCCTGGGTTATCTCGCTTCGAACGGCGCCGTGCGCCCGGCCGCCGCGAAGGGCGCGCCGGTCAAGGCTCCCGCCGCTGCGACCACGGCTGCTCGCTAAGGGTTGATGGGGCCGCGCTCCGGGGCGGCCCCAATTCTTCGCCACGGCGAAGGCATCCCGGCAACGAATGCGTAGAATAGGATAGCGCGCAATGTCGATGAGTGTAGGCGATTCCGACGAAGACGGCCCGATGTCGGACATCAACACCACCCCGCTGGTGGACATCATGCTCGTGCTGCTGATCATCTTCCTGATCACGGTTCCGGTCGTGATTCAGACGGTGCAGATCACCCTTCCGAAGGTGCAGTTCGAGCCGACGATCACCAAGCCTGAGAATGTGGCGCTTTCGGTCACTGCCGAGAACGGCGTGTGCAAGGTTTATTGGGGCATGACCCCGGTGAACAGCACCGAGCTGCTCGATCGCGCGGTCAAGAAGCTGAAGTCCGAAGTCGAAAAGGCCGGCGGCGAGGCCGCGTTCAAGGCCGATCCGACCCTTGAGCTTCCGGAAGTCCATATCCGCGGCGACGTGGATACTCCGTACCGCTGCATCGGCGGCGCGATCTTCACCATGCAGATGGCCGGTTTCGCAAAGGTCGGATTCATCTCCGAGCCGGAAGCCGGTTCGGCTGTCACTCGCCTGTGA is a genomic window of Sphingomonas sp. containing:
- a CDS encoding biopolymer transporter ExbD, with product MSMSVGDSDEDGPMSDINTTPLVDIMLVLLIIFLITVPVVIQTVQITLPKVQFEPTITKPENVALSVTAENGVCKVYWGMTPVNSTELLDRAVKKLKSEVEKAGGEAAFKADPTLELPEVHIRGDVDTPYRCIGGAIFTMQMAGFAKVGFISEPEAGSAVTRL
- a CDS encoding MotA/TolQ/ExbB proton channel family protein; protein product: MLTTILAAAAPAAAKENPYGLIPALREGGLISQTVFGILVIMLFFSLYILFTKLFEQQKIISQHRRMRSTFWNQNSLREGAAKLEKNSAYRQIVDDGLAAQEQHAKLTDPVEAHDWLHNSLRRSEDLILSQLKKGLSFLATVGSTAPFVGLFGTVIGIIRALVRIGSSGQASIDAVAGPVGEALIMTAVGLAVAVPAVLAFNWLQARNKKIAEDMSAFSNDILGYLASNGAVRPAAAKGAPVKAPAAATTAAR